The following coding sequences lie in one Rutidosis leptorrhynchoides isolate AG116_Rl617_1_P2 chromosome 4, CSIRO_AGI_Rlap_v1, whole genome shotgun sequence genomic window:
- the LOC139845427 gene encoding proline-rich receptor-like protein kinase PERK4, with protein sequence MPPTSANGSRNFESPGSNNGDHTGVFGHHRSPLPPAHPGLAMGFSKSVFTYDELATATRGFDRSLLLGQGGFGYVYKGILPNGKEIAVKSLRAGSGQGEREFQAEVEIISRVHHRHLVSLVGYCIADAKRMLVYEFIPNRTLEYHLKSNRSVLDCSTRLKIALGSAKGFSYLHEDCNPRIIHRDIKAANILIDNHYEAKVADFGLAKLSAEENTHVSTRVMGTFGYVAPEYASTGKLTEKSDVFSFGVVLLELITGRKAVEFDSEDDTLLDWASPVLMQVSEGGSFDEIVDPRLEGNYNRNEMHRMVSCAIACLQHSAKKRPKMSQIVRVLEGDVSMDDLNKANKTASDTNSSSGSPKIDMHA encoded by the exons ATGCCACCAACAAGTGCAAATGGTTCGAGAAATTTTGAATCACCCGGGTCAAATAATGGTGATCACACGGGCGTGTTTGGACACCATCGGTCTCCCTTACCTCCTGCGCACCCAGGGCTAGCCATGGGGTTTAGTAAGAGTGTATTTACATACGATGAGTTAGCCACAGCCACACGTGGTTTTGATAGGTCTTTGCTTTTAGGACAAGGTGGGTTCGGGTATGTATATAAAGGCATTTTACCTAATGGAAAAGAAATAGCGGTTAAGAGCCTTAGAGCCGGTAGTGGTCAAGGCGAACGTGAATTTCAAGCAGAGGTGGAAATTATTAGTCGAGTGCATCATCGTCACCTTGTATCTCTTGTTGGATATTGTATCGCGGATGCAAAAAGAATGTTGGTTTACGAATTTATCCCCAATCGTACTCTTGAATACCATCTTAAAA GTAATCGCTCAGTTCTAGACTGCTCAACGAGATTAAAAATCGCTTTAGGATCGGCTAAAGGGTTCTCTTATCTTCATGAAGATT GTAATCCTCGCATTATCCATAGAGACATTAAGGCCGCAAATATACTAATCGACAACCACTACGAGGCAAAG GTAGCAGATTTTGGCTTGGCAAAACTTTCAGCGGAAGAAAACACTCATGTTTCAACACGAGTCATGGGGACATTCGG GTACGTTGCACCTGAATATGCATCTACCGGCAAGTTAACAGAAAAATCTGATGTTTTCTCATTTGGAGTCGTGCTATTGGAACTAATCACAGGAAGAAAAGCAGTGGAGTTTGATAGCGAAGACGATACATTACTCGATTGG GCTAGCCCTGTCTTAATGCAAGTATCAGAGGGGGGAAGTTTTGACGAGATAGTGGATCCGCGTTTGGAAGGTAACTATAACAGGAACGAGATGCATCGTATGGTATCATGTGCAATTGCTTGCCTTCAACATTCTGCAAAGAAACGCCCTAAAATGAGCCAG ATTGTGCGTGTACTAGAAGGTGATGTCTCGATGGATGACTTGAATAAGGCAAATAAGACAGCGAGCGACACAAATAGCTCAAGTGGAAGCCCTAAAATCGATATGCATGCATAA